One stretch of Limnothrix sp. FACHB-406 DNA includes these proteins:
- the dnaN gene encoding DNA polymerase III subunit beta gives MKLLCAQSDLSANLSLVSRAVPSRPTHPVLGNVLLTCDAGTQRVSLTAFDLSLGIQTSFPAEVEDSGEITLPAKLFADIVGKLPNGTVSLDANEDCSAAISAQSSRYQIQGMSAEEFTTLPVVETGEAVYLPVAALLEGMRGSLFAASNDETKQILTGVHLSVETDSLEFAATDGHRLAVVRAAMVEDEETETGTVEPFAVTVPGRTLRELERILAAQQSSEPVALYCDRGQLALQWGDYYLTSRTLEGQYPAYNQLIPRQFDRQVTVERKLLLGALDRISVIADQKSNHIVKFSIDATNQSLGISADAQDAGSGRETIESAQISGEDIDIAFNVKYLMESLKNLTTTEIQLQMNTPTSPVVITPLGGAKATHLVMPVQVRS, from the coding sequence ATGAAGCTGCTTTGCGCCCAAAGCGACCTGAGTGCCAACCTGTCCCTGGTCAGCCGTGCCGTCCCGTCACGGCCGACGCACCCGGTTTTGGGCAATGTGCTGCTGACCTGCGATGCGGGCACTCAGCGCGTGAGTTTGACCGCCTTTGACCTCAGCTTGGGCATCCAGACCAGCTTCCCGGCGGAAGTGGAAGATTCTGGGGAAATCACGTTGCCGGCCAAGCTTTTCGCGGACATTGTGGGCAAGCTGCCCAACGGCACGGTGTCGCTGGATGCGAACGAGGACTGCTCAGCGGCAATTTCCGCCCAGTCCAGCCGCTACCAGATTCAGGGCATGAGCGCCGAAGAATTCACAACCCTGCCGGTGGTGGAAACGGGCGAAGCGGTTTACCTGCCGGTGGCGGCGCTGTTGGAGGGGATGCGCGGTTCCCTGTTCGCCGCCAGCAACGACGAAACGAAGCAGATTTTGACCGGGGTTCACCTGTCGGTGGAGACCGATTCCCTGGAGTTTGCGGCGACCGATGGCCACCGGCTGGCGGTGGTGCGGGCGGCAATGGTGGAGGACGAAGAGACGGAAACGGGTACGGTGGAACCCTTTGCGGTGACGGTTCCGGGTCGGACGCTGCGGGAGCTGGAGCGGATTTTGGCGGCGCAGCAGTCGAGCGAACCGGTGGCCCTGTACTGCGATCGGGGGCAGTTGGCCTTGCAGTGGGGAGATTATTACCTCACCAGCCGCACCCTGGAAGGGCAATACCCGGCTTATAACCAGCTCATTCCCCGCCAGTTCGATCGCCAGGTGACCGTGGAGCGGAAGTTGTTGCTGGGGGCGCTCGATCGAATCTCGGTGATTGCTGACCAAAAGAGCAACCACATCGTCAAGTTCTCGATCGACGCAACGAACCAAAGTCTAGGCATTTCCGCCGATGCACAAGATGCGGGCAGCGGTCGCGAAACGATCGAATCGGCCCAAATTTCCGGTGAGGACATCGACATCGCCTTCAACGTCAAGTACTTGATGGAATCGCTGAAAAACCTGACCACAACAGAGATTCAGCTTCAAATGAACACGCCCACCAGCCCGGTGGTGATCACGCCTTTGGGTGGCGCAAAGGCAACCCATTTGGTGATGCCGGTGCAGGTGCGGAGCTAG
- a CDS encoding ChaN family lipoprotein — translation MQLTRDGSNFQNQRLLRQFLPPLGQWLGIVGAIACCWAAPVWAESAPIPAPMGVSPSMTDPSTLASAPVSAPIAIPATPNPQLAQDLLINPGDPGVFDRFWADLAGSQVIYLGEVHDRSADVPIKLEVIHRTFQQVENFSRQGQPGRLVIALEMFQQPFQSALDDYLAGRIDEATLRDRTEFDQRWGFDWEIIAPILRWARDRGVAVVALNLPVEVTRQIGRQGWDALPAEAWQWLPPPNELQLGSAGYRAWLREIYDEIHQQHGASAQSSAQSSGSADRTERFNRFLAAQAAWDETMAAGIARLLQRPGDRVVTILGRGHMVYGWGVPDRLARRKPDVVQRSILLGPLEAPEIYRDGRSISHYWWPSARSAP, via the coding sequence ATGCAACTGACAAGGGATGGCTCGAATTTCCAAAATCAGCGGCTTTTGCGGCAGTTTTTGCCTCCGTTGGGCCAATGGCTGGGGATTGTGGGGGCCATCGCCTGCTGCTGGGCCGCTCCTGTTTGGGCAGAATCAGCCCCGATACCAGCCCCGATGGGGGTGTCGCCGTCCATGACTGACCCCAGCACTTTGGCGAGTGCTCCGGTCAGCGCCCCGATCGCCATTCCTGCCACGCCTAACCCACAACTGGCACAAGACCTCTTAATCAATCCGGGTGATCCGGGGGTTTTTGATCGGTTCTGGGCCGACCTGGCTGGATCGCAAGTGATTTATCTGGGGGAAGTTCACGACCGATCCGCCGATGTGCCGATCAAATTGGAGGTTATCCACAGGACTTTTCAACAGGTGGAAAACTTTTCGCGCCAGGGTCAGCCCGGCCGGCTGGTCATTGCGCTGGAAATGTTTCAACAACCGTTCCAGTCGGCCTTGGATGACTACTTGGCGGGGCGGATTGACGAAGCCACCCTGCGCGATCGCACGGAATTTGACCAACGCTGGGGATTCGACTGGGAAATTATTGCGCCGATTTTGCGGTGGGCACGCGATCGGGGTGTGGCCGTGGTGGCCTTGAACCTGCCCGTGGAAGTGACTCGCCAAATTGGTCGCCAGGGCTGGGATGCGCTCCCCGCCGAGGCTTGGCAATGGTTGCCCCCGCCCAATGAATTGCAACTGGGGTCTGCGGGTTACCGGGCCTGGTTGCGAGAAATTTATGACGAAATTCATCAACAGCACGGAGCCAGCGCCCAAAGTAGCGCCCAGAGTTCTGGGAGTGCCGATCGCACGGAACGCTTTAACCGATTTTTGGCCGCTCAGGCCGCTTGGGACGAAACCATGGCGGCGGGCATTGCTCGGTTGCTGCAACGGCCGGGCGATCGGGTGGTGACCATTTTGGGTCGTGGCCACATGGTCTATGGGTGGGGCGTGCCCGATCGGCTGGCCCGGCGCAAACCCGATGTGGTGCAGCGATCGATCCTGTTGGGCCCCCTGGAAGCCCCCGAAATTTACCGCGATGGACGATCGATCAGTCACTACTGGTGGCCCAGTGCCCGATCGGCCCCGTGA
- a CDS encoding tetratricopeptide repeat protein: MSFASVSDAPTFQERVAHLTEQLERFAQKDLDPTVRDELALDILCDRDTLQAILKDLAKHQQLEAATVSEIDALDRRLATLDSKFLAIAALPRWRDTFDPGPNAWWWFPEAEGSKPKIATRRREIFWRGVSVVSLLATASAASTILPVFSIGGFGLGEALASAGQVTGLAVLGRGVLTPEGTKALKQFCARFSIPGQWYSEAIAAFSITLGALSMWAAQDGLPRWFNYAANQHYQQGELEEARVNYQKTLSLMPNNDEASLGLGLVYESLGQLKEAGDSYRQVADQGDPIALSRLARVQFSLLLKTKRSDTLLRNQQTSEVEALLKLALHRIDMRGLSTIDAANQRYQIYRNLGWLRWWQRDYIGAESVLKRAIREDESFPEKQLGTGLSHCLLAQIYREEQRETEATAEYNICVQKSRPETLTEYEWFFQVGQGRMATCVDTSAVMRGTSREIIRKLPLCTEDDPGRKNSVAPDPTQPVIQSSPSSMTGTVAPPSP, encoded by the coding sequence TTGAGCTTTGCTTCAGTTTCGGATGCTCCGACGTTTCAGGAGCGAGTTGCGCATCTGACCGAACAGCTTGAGCGATTTGCTCAAAAAGATCTTGATCCAACGGTTCGTGATGAATTAGCACTCGACATTCTGTGCGATCGAGATACCTTGCAAGCCATCCTCAAGGACTTGGCAAAGCATCAGCAACTGGAAGCCGCCACCGTTTCAGAAATCGACGCGCTCGATCGTCGCCTGGCAACCCTGGACTCAAAATTTCTGGCCATTGCAGCCTTGCCCCGTTGGCGAGATACCTTTGATCCTGGCCCTAACGCCTGGTGGTGGTTTCCCGAAGCCGAAGGCTCCAAGCCCAAAATTGCAACCCGACGACGGGAAATTTTCTGGCGGGGGGTGTCCGTTGTGTCCCTCCTGGCCACTGCCAGTGCCGCCAGCACCATCCTGCCGGTTTTCTCGATCGGGGGATTTGGCTTAGGAGAAGCCCTGGCCAGCGCCGGCCAGGTGACCGGGCTGGCCGTGTTGGGGCGTGGCGTGCTCACCCCCGAAGGAACCAAGGCCCTCAAACAGTTTTGCGCGAGGTTTTCGATTCCCGGCCAGTGGTATAGCGAGGCGATCGCCGCCTTTTCCATCACCCTTGGCGCTTTGTCCATGTGGGCCGCCCAAGACGGTCTGCCCCGGTGGTTTAACTATGCCGCCAATCAGCACTATCAACAGGGCGAGCTAGAGGAAGCCCGTGTAAATTATCAAAAAACGCTTTCTCTGATGCCCAACAATGACGAAGCCTCATTGGGGCTGGGATTGGTTTATGAATCCCTGGGGCAACTCAAAGAAGCTGGCGATTCTTATCGGCAAGTGGCTGACCAAGGCGACCCGATCGCCCTCAGTCGATTGGCACGAGTTCAGTTCTCTTTGTTGCTGAAAACCAAGCGATCCGACACGTTACTTCGCAATCAACAAACCTCGGAAGTCGAAGCCCTTTTAAAACTGGCACTGCACCGCATTGACATGAGGGGTCTATCAACCATTGATGCCGCTAACCAGCGCTATCAAATCTACCGAAATTTGGGGTGGTTGCGTTGGTGGCAACGGGATTATATCGGTGCGGAATCTGTCTTGAAACGTGCCATTAGAGAAGATGAATCTTTTCCCGAAAAACAGCTTGGCACAGGTCTTTCCCATTGCTTGCTGGCTCAAATTTATCGTGAAGAACAACGGGAGACGGAAGCCACTGCGGAATACAACATCTGTGTGCAAAAATCGCGGCCGGAAACCCTCACAGAATATGAATGGTTCTTCCAAGTGGGGCAAGGACGGATGGCGACCTGTGTTGATACCAGCGCTGTGATGCGCGGCACAAGCCGAGAGATTATCCGAAAACTACCCCTTTGTACGGAAGACGATCCAGGGCGCAAGAATTCTGTTGCGCCGGATCCCACTCAACCGGTCATTCAGTCATCGCCCAGCTCGATGACCGGAACCGTTGCACCACCTAGCCCTTAA
- a CDS encoding ATP-binding protein yields the protein MNLQQPRWRKMRLPRRIQGLWQRISLLRHGQNQPDRSVANRSAAISLFWVLTVPFVVQVVGAVSLVGYWSYRSGQTSVENLANRLLDAVDHRVRDHVDSLLSKQQHTLAANGRAIQGGKLPLDDSTPWRDYLWQQMATDPSLVATMFANDRGLLVGYVRSVNLELRQQIEQLTGKSYPVGTQFLAEASPNLPNQRLYSRVNDQGQPLEAAYQITDDVRQTAWFQRAQNSRQPTWSPVYTHRVIPMLGIDALLPIYDGNRNFRGVLSRTVLLSGLNTFLNQLQISPRGQAFIVDRSGNLVATSTLELPYIQQPNQPYPTRLSLAQSRNSETRAIAQQLQQKDPQWQAIQTEQRWRLAFQNGTLFTKVTPYQDAYGLHWLVVTAVPEADFIGEIEANHRQNLWFCLLALAGSLGTGTWTAKRLSRSLRNLTEATRAIAAGQHANPLPKTRVAEVNRLTQAFQQMVGALQAADQLRHTYARDLEQQVAQKTAALTEAQRIAQVGSWEFDVATGTSTWSAEQFRILGLEPDAQEPGHPDLFDLLPEADRPRFVATVTEAIEQGIPYTIEHGIQRRDGSIIYLISRGEPIFDQQGRVVKLVGTITNITDQKRMELALRQSELKFATIFQAGPEAAWIAKVNDGYCLNINDNFTRILGYSHMEMVGKTCTEMQLWKDPNDLIEFRNIVKEQGWIREFETEFCTKSGEIKTVLLSATISYLEGQDCLIGILSDISDRKQVERELHQAKEAAEVANRAKSTFLAKMSHELRTPLNIILGFTNILQREAVLSPTQRDDLQRIYRSGEHLLKLINEILDLSKIEAGKLTLAPQVINLRELMQSVADLFLLQAQHKGLQLDLQLAELLPTHALVDGRKLEQVLINLISNALKFTQTGFIRVRLRSHNSSPNQLPPVTETSPPNIPDFEAVSSEITPIPNSVATNGASTERSPSTPTQTTLLFEVQDSGIGIAPEHLETIFDDFVQAMDHQDAHSGTGLGLAISRQLVELMGGEITAESQLGQGSLFRFYLPVLVTHQAISQTNTPIPQIVGLASDRTDYRILVVDDQTENRQLLVRLLSCLGLQIHEARNGLEAIAQWQDWQPHLIWMDLRMPGLDGYATTRKIRTLEQRRWESQHQAPFSLTTIIAITAQGSADDPSLAIAAGCNDYMSKPFALDEPFQMMAKYLPLKYRYAELRTDVPDRSVSSLGAINQPPTVDLSVMPQAWIAALHHAALTCSDQTITQLLQQIPSPYYDLFQTLTHLTENFAFPEIVQLTQSVLDSRSSGATGDREPSSSSISFLG from the coding sequence ATGAATCTTCAACAGCCACGCTGGCGAAAAATGCGGCTCCCTCGTCGGATCCAAGGCCTTTGGCAACGGATTTCGCTGTTGCGGCATGGCCAAAATCAGCCCGATCGATCTGTGGCCAATCGCTCTGCGGCCATCAGCCTGTTTTGGGTGTTGACGGTTCCCTTTGTGGTGCAGGTGGTGGGGGCGGTGAGCTTGGTCGGCTATTGGTCCTACCGCAGCGGCCAAACCTCCGTAGAAAATTTGGCCAATCGCCTGCTGGATGCCGTGGATCACCGGGTGCGTGATCATGTGGATAGTCTGCTCAGCAAGCAACAACACACCTTGGCCGCCAATGGCCGAGCGATCCAAGGGGGCAAGCTGCCGTTGGATGACTCCACCCCTTGGCGCGATTATCTGTGGCAACAGATGGCCACGGATCCCAGTCTGGTGGCGACCATGTTTGCCAACGATCGGGGCTTGCTGGTGGGCTATGTGCGATCGGTCAATTTGGAGTTGCGCCAACAAATTGAGCAGTTGACGGGCAAATCCTATCCCGTAGGTACACAGTTCCTGGCAGAGGCCAGCCCCAACCTGCCCAACCAGCGCCTCTATTCGCGTGTGAATGACCAAGGGCAACCCTTGGAAGCCGCCTATCAAATTACCGATGATGTGCGACAAACGGCCTGGTTTCAACGGGCCCAAAATAGTCGCCAGCCCACTTGGTCACCGGTTTACACCCATCGCGTGATTCCAATGTTGGGCATTGATGCATTGTTGCCAATTTATGATGGCAATCGCAATTTTCGCGGCGTTTTAAGCCGCACGGTTTTATTGTCGGGGTTGAATACCTTCCTCAATCAGTTGCAGATTTCGCCCCGAGGTCAGGCGTTTATTGTGGATCGATCGGGCAATTTGGTGGCCACTTCAACCCTGGAATTGCCCTACATTCAGCAACCCAACCAACCCTATCCCACAAGATTATCGCTGGCCCAAAGTCGTAATTCAGAAACCAGGGCCATTGCCCAGCAACTTCAACAAAAAGATCCCCAATGGCAAGCCATTCAAACGGAACAACGGTGGCGATTAGCCTTTCAAAATGGCACGTTGTTTACGAAAGTCACCCCCTACCAAGATGCCTATGGATTGCATTGGCTTGTGGTCACGGCGGTTCCGGAAGCCGATTTCATTGGTGAGATTGAGGCTAATCATCGCCAAAATCTTTGGTTTTGTTTGTTGGCCTTGGCAGGATCCTTGGGAACGGGCACTTGGACGGCCAAACGCTTGAGCCGATCGCTGCGAAATTTGACAGAAGCAACCCGGGCGATCGCCGCCGGCCAACATGCCAACCCCCTGCCCAAAACGCGGGTGGCGGAAGTGAATCGCTTAACCCAAGCCTTTCAGCAAATGGTGGGAGCCTTGCAAGCGGCCGACCAACTCCGCCACACCTATGCCCGTGACCTGGAGCAACAGGTGGCCCAGAAAACGGCGGCCCTCACGGAAGCCCAACGGATTGCCCAGGTGGGCAGTTGGGAATTTGATGTGGCGACGGGCACAAGCACTTGGTCTGCGGAACAGTTTCGCATTTTGGGATTGGAACCCGATGCCCAAGAACCGGGCCATCCTGACCTTTTTGATTTGCTCCCCGAGGCCGATCGCCCGCGATTTGTGGCCACGGTCACGGAGGCGATCGAGCAAGGAATTCCCTACACGATCGAACATGGCATCCAACGGCGCGACGGATCAATCATCTATCTGATCAGTCGCGGCGAGCCGATTTTTGATCAACAGGGTCGAGTGGTGAAACTGGTGGGAACCATCACCAACATCACCGATCAAAAACGGATGGAACTGGCCCTGCGTCAATCAGAATTAAAATTCGCCACCATCTTTCAAGCCGGCCCAGAAGCCGCCTGGATTGCCAAAGTCAATGATGGTTATTGCTTGAATATTAATGATAATTTCACACGAATTTTGGGCTATTCTCACATGGAAATGGTGGGCAAAACCTGCACTGAAATGCAGCTTTGGAAAGATCCCAATGATTTGATTGAGTTTCGAAATATCGTGAAAGAGCAGGGATGGATTCGCGAATTTGAAACGGAATTTTGCACCAAATCTGGTGAAATTAAAACGGTTCTGCTCTCAGCCACCATCAGCTATTTGGAAGGTCAAGATTGCCTGATTGGCATCCTCAGTGACATCAGCGATCGAAAACAAGTGGAACGGGAGTTACATCAAGCCAAAGAGGCCGCAGAAGTGGCTAACCGTGCGAAAAGTACCTTCCTGGCCAAAATGAGCCATGAACTCCGAACCCCTCTCAACATTATTCTTGGATTTACCAATATTTTGCAGCGAGAAGCGGTTTTGTCACCCACCCAGCGGGACGACTTACAGCGAATTTATCGCAGTGGTGAGCATCTTTTAAAACTCATCAACGAGATCTTAGATCTATCTAAAATAGAAGCCGGTAAATTAACCCTCGCGCCTCAGGTCATTAACCTGCGGGAATTAATGCAAAGTGTGGCCGATCTATTTTTGTTGCAAGCCCAACATAAGGGACTACAGCTAGATTTACAACTGGCCGAATTATTACCCACCCATGCCCTGGTTGATGGCCGAAAGCTAGAGCAAGTTTTGATTAATTTGATTAGCAACGCCCTGAAGTTTACGCAAACAGGCTTTATTCGAGTGCGGCTACGTTCCCACAACAGCAGCCCAAACCAGTTACCCCCTGTTACGGAAACTTCACCCCCAAATATTCCTGATTTTGAGGCAGTTTCCTCAGAGATAACACCTATTCCTAATTCGGTTGCTACGAATGGCGCATCAACGGAGCGATCGCCCTCTACGCCCACCCAAACCACCTTACTGTTTGAGGTTCAAGATAGTGGAATTGGCATTGCTCCTGAACATTTGGAAACCATTTTTGATGATTTTGTGCAGGCAATGGATCACCAAGATGCCCATAGTGGAACCGGCTTGGGTTTAGCCATTAGTCGCCAACTGGTGGAGTTAATGGGTGGAGAAATTACCGCTGAAAGCCAACTGGGCCAAGGCAGCCTTTTCCGCTTTTATCTCCCTGTTTTGGTGACTCATCAGGCGATATCGCAAACCAATACGCCGATTCCCCAAATTGTGGGGTTAGCGAGCGATCGCACGGACTATCGGATTTTGGTGGTGGATGATCAAACAGAAAATCGCCAGCTTTTGGTGCGGCTACTGTCCTGTTTGGGTTTGCAAATTCATGAAGCAAGAAACGGTTTAGAAGCGATCGCCCAATGGCAAGATTGGCAGCCCCATCTGATTTGGATGGATTTGCGAATGCCAGGATTAGATGGTTATGCCACAACGCGAAAAATTCGCACTCTGGAGCAACGGCGTTGGGAAAGTCAGCATCAAGCACCCTTTTCCTTAACCACGATCATTGCCATTACGGCCCAGGGGTCTGCCGATGATCCTTCGCTGGCGATCGCAGCCGGTTGTAATGACTATATGAGCAAGCCTTTTGCCCTCGATGAACCCTTTCAGATGATGGCAAAATATTTGCCCTTAAAGTACCGTTATGCAGAACTCAGAACCGATGTGCCCGATCGCTCTGTCAGCTCCCTAGGCGCGATCAACCAGCCACCCACCGTGGATTTATCGGTGATGCCCCAGGCTTGGATTGCCGCTTTACACCATGCGGCCCTTACCTGTTCTGATCAAACCATTACTCAACTCTTGCAACAGATTCCTAGCCCTTATTACGACCTCTTTCAAACCCTGACCCACTTAACGGAAAACTTTGCGTTTCCGGAAATTGTCCAACTGACCCAATCGGTTTTGGATAGTCGATCGAGTGGCGCAACGGGCGATCGGGAACCCTCTTCCTCTTCAATCTCTTTCCTGGGTTAA